atatacatgaaatcccttttaataaTACTGATactagttttaaattaaataatgagtGATATCTGTATCTTGAGCATGATTCCTTTACTAAGACATTTATTATCTGGAAAGGGGATCGCAAACAAAAGACGCTTTGTGTTAATAGAATTGAGGCCAAGTATACTGCATTAAGCTCCGTGGTGGTACTGTTTACTTTGACATTTCGTAATtgagaaaatgtaaaattttgtccGTTTCTGCAGTAAGTGATATCTGGTTAGATTTGAACACTATGTAACAAGTAAtatggttaaaaataaattgttttctaGCATTGATTGAGAAACTTTTGTCAAGTATTTGCACTAACCTTTCAAGTAAACAGTAAGCATTTGTAGCGATAACTGAATTGCACTTTCTTGAGTTTCATTTATGAACCCATTATATGTAATTGTTGCTTGTTTAGCTGTTATTTGATACTTTgcattcttaattttatcaaGGTTTATGCTAAGGTGGGTCTTGGATGCGCTCTTTATCCTTTTATAGTTTTCCCTTGTTAAATAGTTAAGTCTAGTTGGATCAAGATTCATCAAATTTAATGCTTACAATTCATGTTGCTTTCACGAAGGAATACATCGCCACTTTGTCCTTTATGGTCTGATGGAATTTCTAAAGAGGAAGTTTGACAGACACTTTTCTGCCGAGGAGGTTCTTCAATTGTTGGATCGATTCTACAACATAGAAATGCTGGTATGTTATCATTAAGTTGTGGTTCTTCCCATTCATCTTGCTACCCTTCAAATAAGATGCGGGTTTGTGGTGTGGATTTTGAGAGCTCATAAAATATAGTGGTTTATCTTTTTTCCTCAGAAAACAGATGATGATGAGATTGATTTGCTTACCCAAGAAGAAGAATTTTCCTTGCCTCAGAGTTACTTTGTGAAGGAAGAACCCTGAACAACAACTTTTGGAGTATACACATTTTTTGCTTCAACCATTGTTCATCTTTAGATATGTACAGCTGGTTATCTATTCCTTTCCCTTCTTCCCGTTTTGGGATATTATGTTCACGTAGACCCCGTTAAGTGGGGGTTCTTATCGCGTGTCTGTTAAGTTCCACCGGTAGTTCTGGGAACTCTGATCCAGTTGGATACCTTCTGTCATAATGTATTTAGCTAGCTAGACTGATTTGGATATAATGCACTCAGACTCGAGAACATTAGATCGATGATAGACCCACCATGCAACCTCAatctgtttatttttattttttaaatcctaCTGCTAAATCACACCAATTTAGTGGGAGGAATTTTCACTACCCGAGCGGCAATGAGTGAGATAAGGAAAATGTAGAAAGTGTACAAGTTAATTGATAGGAAAGTACTGTTGTAGAAAATTCCTACCTATAAGTTAACTGAATTGATGCTGTGATGCTGCTAAGATGGTTTGGTTGAATAGAGGAAATATGGTCTGATATGGGGGTGTAAACCCAGTTGTTATAGATAGTGTACTGATGGCTACTTTTTGTGAGGATGGGGAGTGCAGCCAAGTTGTTGGAAGACCTGAGATAAACCCAAAAGGTCTTTTTCCTGTAAGGAGATGATGCATTGTTTTTaccaaatcattttttttttaattattttctttgccCTTTATCTCTCTGCATTTGGTTCATTATCCCTTGGGCACCCATAGTGGTGCTAATGCGCCCCCAACCTAATGCTCCCCTATCTCTCAGCATCTCCAAGGATAAGATGCTTAGGCTAAACTATTGTTGCTTCAAACAACTTGTATGCTGGAGCATTTTTACATGACagtttgagtttaatttttttttcccacTTTTCTGCAATCAATTGTTTCTTAAGAATAAAGGACGGTTTTTTATCCTTCTGTCTcaccacaatcaaatattatgtacCATAAatctaaatgaaaaaatatatatatatatgagttgctttgagttttttaaagttctttCATTGAAACAAATGTGAGCATAAAGTACATAAACAATAGTGTGATAGTAGGGATAAAAAATCACATTCCAATATAAGAAGCAATTCCTGAGTTGCTTCCATTGAAAATTCTCCAATACCACCTTTGATGCTAGACTTGTTCCTCTGACCACAACCTCGGCATTTAGAATTGATTCTACCAGTTTAAGCACAGTTAACCATTCTCTTGTCTTCCTTTTACTCAAAGACACTCGTCTCATTGAGAAAGAGATACACCACATACAATATTCCTTAGCGACATTTTGAAATTGTCGGAATTCTTCCTTTTAGGATATTGAAAATTTGCATATACTTAGTTTTCCTTCAGTTTGTTGGTGCAAGTAATTGATCATCAAAAACAACTTCTAGAATGGATGGTTATGAAAATTGGCTTGGTCAAACTATAACTTGAGGGCCATACTTAGTTCtaattgtttattaaatttattcattgTGTAGTGAGGTGAACGATGTAATTTTTAAAGCAGTGCTAAATCAGATTAATTTTTCTAGTCAAACCATATATTAGCAATGTTTTACTCTAAATTATTTGTCACTTGCACAAGTTCCAATGCTAATCACTTGTGGATAATGTTATTATTGTGCTATTATGGTTGTCTTTATTGTCATTTATTACGGTCTGATCAATTAGAAGTGTTTTGGTAAAATTTAGGATTTCAAATAGTGGGATACAAGCAAACCAAAGATTAGTTTTACgataaaatgtaaaacaaaattcaGACCAAAGGCTTAATCTTGAACCATGAAGATCCCAAAGTTGTTAAAGGAAATCATTGgtaatttaaatctaatataCTTAAACTCCTTGTCTCAATAAGGAGTTTATGTATAGACAATTTTAAGTTTGATGACTCTCAGGagcagaaaatatatataaatgcatTATCTTAACAAGTGttattttttgtgaaaatttgttagtattttatcgttataaatatgtaaaagcTCAAATGTTAATTTCAGTTTGACGCAACAAATTactcaaattattaaatagaaaCATCTTTAGTTAATAGAATTAGGTCTTTAAATGAACTAACAATTAAATAttgcaactaataattaaaacacaaatagCGATTTTTTctcatataacattttttttaaagagtaaCTAACATAGCATATTGTAACTAATATTTACAccttaaaatttgatttccaaattctaacttttaatttcaatttttttgaaaaagatatttaGAATTCGGTTCAAGAAAactgaattttgatttttttaataatttttgtaaaagtatatattaaaaatcttcaaccgtttttttaaatagttaaaaacctaaactattttaaaaaaatattaaagatttgaTCGATTTTCGAAAATTGAAAACTGTTTAAAATcgttaaaaacttaattttcgAAAATCATTCAAgacttaaacaattttaaaatattattaaaggcttaaatgattttaaaaaattgttgaagacttaaactattttttgaaaattgttaaaGACTTATACCTTTTTCGAAAACACTTGAAGactatattaacttttaatatattttttaaattttattttaaatttaaaattaataaataatcattttaagatttaatatgttaaaatatattaaatcaaattttatattattattatacttccaatatatattttttattaatatattattttattatgttgaaatcaataatttatttattttggtattttaatataattttttaaaatttaacatttcttttaaatcctgtttttaattaatttattataatattttaaatattttttttgaatttaacaaacttttgaaattaattttattataaaatttaaaaaatatttggtttattttgatgaaatttaatatattttattattttaataattattatgaaatttataataataatataaaattttatttaatatgttataattaaatcattctacaatattaaaataaattagttatttattaattttaattgaaaaagaaaattaaaaaatgttgaacGGTTTTCAAAAgcatttaacatattttttttaagtcattCAAGCTTT
This genomic stretch from Vigna radiata var. radiata cultivar VC1973A chromosome 7, Vradiata_ver6, whole genome shotgun sequence harbors:
- the LOC106767312 gene encoding uncharacterized protein LOC106767312, whose protein sequence is MSSGGRAGKPKEEEQDGMSVHSPCKPPPSSASSLPKEQSQVELELRLLEALEIYPPMRLQGIHRHFVLYGLMEFLKRKFDRHFSAEEVLQLLDRFYNIEMLKTDDDEIDLLTQEEEFSLPQSYFVKEEP